GGAGACACTTAGCTGGCCGTTTTCTACAACGAGGCGCGGCGTGTTTCTGCTCCGGGCATCGCGGGTGGAACCGCGCATGACGGCAAATTGGGCTTCGGTCATGCCTTCGACTATATCTTCTCCCCAGCGGTCTTCGGGTTCGATGACGCCGCCGCGGTAGGAGTGGTGGCGGGAATAGTAACTGAAGAAGATGGACCGGCGGCTGATGTCGGATTTCCAGGCCCAGGCTCCGTGGGTGAGGACAGTGTCCATAAAGAAGAGGATGTCGCCGGCTTTTGGGACCGGTTGGCGGATGGCGCCCATGTCGTCGTCGCTGGTGCGGATGCCTTCGGGCATGCGATAATAGGCTTTGTGGCTTCCCGGGACGCAGACGAATCCACCGCCGCCAGGGGTTGTGTCGTGCAATTGCCAGACAGCGCGGACAAATTCGGCATGGCTGCGGCCGTTCTGGAAGACATAGCTTCGGGAGGGTATGAGGGGTTCATTGCCGCCGTGGAGGGAGTGCCCGGTAGAGCCTTTGACCGAACAGAAGGCGGTGGCCCCGTTGCACCGGTATCCGCTGCCCATCATCCAGTTGAGGCGGCCGATGACGGCTGGGTGGATGAGCATTTTGCGGAAGGGTTCGCAATAGGGTTCGGGCAGGTGGAGAAGGCCGCTGAGCGTGGGGCGTCCGGTGCCCCGGAGGCTTTTGGATCCTCGGGCGAGTTCTTCGCCCACGACAATGCGATCGGAGAATTTGTCGATGGCTTCGTTGGCCCGTGCCAGCCATTCTTCGTCCATGACATTGCGCACGATGAGGTAGCCGGTGAGATCCCAGAAGTAGAGTTCTTTGTGATCAATGCCAGCGTCGGGGTCGGGTTTGTAAAACGAGGGGTGTATAATGTCCGGCGATTTTTCCAGCCAGGTCTTTTTGCCATCGGTATTGAGGGTTGGCGGCGGGTCGGTGGTGTCTTTGTATCCGGGGTTGGAGAGGACGGCCACATGTTCGGGCGGCAGATTGGCCATCCATTCCGGTCTGGGTTCTATTTTTGCTCCTGGCCCGTTGGATTGCAGGACAGCGCGGTTGGCATATTCGCAGGCGATGAGGCGCTGTGGATTGCGCCCTTTCCAGGGGCGGAGGCCCTGAAGGGTGGTTCCGCCAATGATGAGCAGGTCGCTGGCTTTGAGTACGGGTTGTTCGACCAGGTCCATGTCGTCTGCGCCTGTGAGGAGGTCTTCGGGTGCTTCTACATTGCTTTTGTGGCTGGCTGGAACCAGGACCACGCCGCCGTCGTCCGCGTTGACATCGCAGAGTGCCCAGATGACGCGTACGCCGTGGCAGACGCGGTAGTTGTTCTGAAAGTAGTAGGCCCGAGCCGTGTCTCTGGGTTCGTTGTTGCCCTGTAGCGGGGCGTTGGGATCGTCGCCAGCGGCTTCTCCGATCAGGCGAGGTGCTCTGTCCAGACGAAAGCCGTGGCCACAGATCTGGTTGAGGTACCAGACCAGGACGGGATGGACAAGAAGGTCGCGGAAGGGGTCCCGCAGGGGGGCGGATAGTGTCAGGAGATTGTCGGTGGGTCCGGCTTCGTCAAGGGTGTTGTTGAGGGTATCGACTTCTTTCGAGGTGAGGGCACCGGGGACGATGATATAGCCTTCGGTGTCAAAGAAGTAATTCTCTTCATTGGTCATAGATTCGCGGTCCATGTCCGGGTTCTCCTTAAAAGAATAGCAGGTGGATGATGGGGTTTAGTTGATGGCAAAATATAGCCTTTGACATGCAGGTGCAAGCCAAATAGATATTCGTTGATGAACTGCTGGCGCAGTCATGTTCTCACGCGAAGCACAACGTCAGTAATTACTCGCCTTCATACCCCATTCCGCCGATTCGTTGATTCGTTGATTCGTTGATTCGTCCATTCGCGCTTTTTGAAGGTTGCGTTCTGCGGAGCGTATCGCGTATATTGCGGGACAGGGAGTCAGATTTTAGAGAGGAGATATTTATCAAACAGGCCGTAAGCCCCGACAGCTTTAGCGTTGGGAAGCAGACGCGAGTTAGCGAGCGTTGTTTTGTAAGGGATTCCGATTCTATGGGGTGGTGCTTTAACAGGGTGGTATATCTCACAAGGCGATATGGGCGGCGCATCACAAAGACTCATCCGATAGCATCACTTGAATAAAATGTTGTTTTTGTGTATATTTATAGTATCATACAGATTAAGCATAATGCTTTTTTTAGGCTATTTCTCAAGCCTCAGCGGACAGAGAGCTTTATGCATCTATGTGACAACTGCTGGGGCTTTCTTTACTGAGTGGTTGCCAATGTATGTGACCTACAAATATAAGCTGTATAGCCGATGTGATCGTAATAAGTATCTCCATCGCGAGATTGACACCTTTGCGGGTGTGTATAATCATTTCATCGCCTTGCACAAGCGATACTATCGGCGTTTTAAGAAGTATCCAAGCAAGTACACACTGATAAAGCACTTGACAAGGCTGAAAAAGACCGTGCGATATTCTGCCTGGTGTCTATTGCCGAGTCAGGCATTGCAGAATGTGATCGAGCGCATAGACTTTGGATACCAGAAGTTCTTTGATAAGGACAACAAGAGACCGCCTAAATTTCGCAGTAAATTTAAATACAAGTCCTATACGCTTAAGCAAGCTGGATACAAGTTTCTGGACGGTAACAAGATGCGTATAGGTAAGCGTGTATTCAGGTATCATAAAAGTAGAGACTTTGACATAGAGAGTGTCAAAACAGTCACCATTAAGCGCGATAGCGCAGGCGACTTGTGGCTATGTGTTGTTGCAAAAGCTGAAGCGTTCAAGTCATTCATTGTCAAGACGGGTAAAACCGCAGGCTTTGACTTTGGCTTGAAAACATACTTGACTGCAAGTGACGGCACAAAGATACAATCGCCATTGTTCTTCAATCGTAATTCAAGAAGGGTCAAAAAGGCCAATCGCAATCTTTCTCGCAAGAAGAAGGGTAGCAACAACCGTCATAGGGCAAGAATAAACCTTGCCAGAGTACACAGGCGC
This genomic stretch from Gemmatimonadota bacterium harbors:
- a CDS encoding transposase gives rise to the protein MLFLGYFSSLSGQRALCIYVTTAGAFFTEWLPMYVTYKYKLYSRCDRNKYLHREIDTFAGVYNHFIALHKRYYRRFKKYPSKYTLIKHLTRLKKTVRYSAWCLLPSQALQNVIERIDFGYQKFFDKDNKRPPKFRSKFKYKSYTLKQAGYKFLDGNKMRIGKRVFRYHKSRDFDIESVKTVTIKRDSAGDLWLCVVAKAEAFKSFIVKTGKTAGFDFGLKTYLTASDGTKIQSPLFFNRNSRRVKKANRNLSRKKKGSNNRHRARINLARVHRRVANQRRDYHWQLAYQLCKEYDVMCFEKLNIKAMKQLWGRKISDLGFSDFLTILKYVAKKTGKHVIQIKQGLPSSKTCSACDNVKENLELRERTFHCCKCGLEIDRDLNAAINIHRWGCPSVAEVA
- a CDS encoding phytanoyl-CoA dioxygenase family protein, with translation MDRESMTNEENYFFDTEGYIIVPGALTSKEVDTLNNTLDEAGPTDNLLTLSAPLRDPFRDLLVHPVLVWYLNQICGHGFRLDRAPRLIGEAAGDDPNAPLQGNNEPRDTARAYYFQNNYRVCHGVRVIWALCDVNADDGGVVLVPASHKSNVEAPEDLLTGADDMDLVEQPVLKASDLLIIGGTTLQGLRPWKGRNPQRLIACEYANRAVLQSNGPGAKIEPRPEWMANLPPEHVAVLSNPGYKDTTDPPPTLNTDGKKTWLEKSPDIIHPSFYKPDPDAGIDHKELYFWDLTGYLIVRNVMDEEWLARANEAIDKFSDRIVVGEELARGSKSLRGTGRPTLSGLLHLPEPYCEPFRKMLIHPAVIGRLNWMMGSGYRCNGATAFCSVKGSTGHSLHGGNEPLIPSRSYVFQNGRSHAEFVRAVWQLHDTTPGGGGFVCVPGSHKAYYRMPEGIRTSDDDMGAIRQPVPKAGDILFFMDTVLTHGAWAWKSDISRRSIFFSYYSRHHSYRGGVIEPEDRWGEDIVEGMTEAQFAVMRGSTRDARSRNTPRLVVENGQLSVSYDARGDRYEYPVRKPGDSRK